CCTTGAATTGGATGTTCCTTGGCGAAATTAACTAGTTGATCAAAAAAACTCATCTTTTTTGTATGTATAAATTACTTGCTATTTTATTTGAGATGGTAAGAACCTTCTCATTTACTTTTATTACTAGAGAACCATCAAAAGGTTCAATTTCTACTATTTTAATACGATTTCCTAAACCTATTCCTTGCTTATCTAGAAATTTTAAAAACTCAGATGAAGTGTCGTCAACACCAACACAAACACCTTCTTCATCTACTGTTAACAACGATAATAGTTTTTTTTCTATTTGGTGAATATTTCCATCTGCATCTGGAATGGGATCTCCATGCGGATCTTGCTTTGGATGCCCAAGAAATGCATCTAATTCAGAAATAAGCTTTGGAGACTTTATATGTTCTAACTGTTCTGCAACTTCATGAACTTCATCCCAAGAAAAATTGAGCTTCTCTACTAGAAAAACTTCCCACAATCTATGCTTCCTAATAATGCTTGCTGCTACTTTCTTTCCCAAATCAGTTAAAGTAACACCTTGATATTTTTTATATACCACAACTTCTTTTTCAGATAATTTCTTAACCATATCTGTAACAGAAGAAGCTTTAGTACTTAACTGTTTGGCTATAGCATTTGTACTTATACCTCCATCAAAATCTATACTTAGATGATAAATTGTTTTAATATAATTTTCTTCAGATTGTGAAAACATAACTGATTTTTCTTGTGCAAACATACAAAAATTTACATTAGTGAAATTCAATTTTTAGATAAGTCTAAAAATTAGTTTATATTTGTACTGAAATAAATTTT
This genomic stretch from Tenacibaculum jejuense harbors:
- a CDS encoding metal-dependent transcriptional regulator; translated protein: MFSQSEENYIKTIYHLSIDFDGGISTNAIAKQLSTKASSVTDMVKKLSEKEVVVYKKYQGVTLTDLGKKVAASIIRKHRLWEVFLVEKLNFSWDEVHEVAEQLEHIKSPKLISELDAFLGHPKQDPHGDPIPDADGNIHQIEKKLLSLLTVDEEGVCVGVDDTSSEFLKFLDKQGIGLGNRIKIVEIEPFDGSLVIKVNEKVLTISNKIASNLYIQKR